Proteins from a single region of Ensifer adhaerens:
- a CDS encoding TetR/AcrR family transcriptional regulator, with product MNRRSFHRAPEGERRQELIEATLDCISEFGLKGATVRQIAIRAGVTAGLVRHYFESKDQMVAEAYRAVIASLTDKASQVEGDPETRLRDFIAINLTEPVADSRSISLWAAFISQVRVDPVLAEIHREGYLAFRNTLQELLADFLAAKGKPADAETCRAFAIAINGLVDGLWVEGCLAGDLFREGELVAIAMSSAEALLGTSIGTAKQ from the coding sequence ATGAACAGGCGCAGCTTTCACCGTGCTCCGGAGGGTGAACGCCGCCAGGAGTTGATCGAAGCGACGCTCGATTGCATCTCGGAATTTGGGCTGAAGGGCGCGACGGTGCGGCAGATCGCGATCCGCGCCGGTGTGACCGCAGGGCTCGTGCGCCACTATTTCGAATCGAAGGATCAGATGGTTGCCGAGGCCTATCGCGCCGTCATCGCATCCCTGACGGACAAGGCGAGCCAGGTGGAGGGCGATCCGGAAACCCGCCTCAGGGATTTCATCGCGATCAACCTCACCGAACCGGTGGCCGATAGCCGCAGCATTTCGCTGTGGGCCGCCTTCATCAGCCAGGTTCGTGTCGATCCGGTGCTCGCCGAGATCCATCGTGAAGGCTACCTCGCCTTCCGCAATACACTGCAGGAACTGCTGGCCGACTTTCTGGCGGCGAAGGGCAAACCGGCGGACGCAGAAACATGCCGGGCGTTCGCCATCGCTATCAACGGGCTGGTCGACGGCCTTTGGGTGGAGGGGTGCCTGGCCGGCGACCTCTTTCGCGAAGGTGAACTGGTCGCCATCGCCATGTCATCGGCCGAGGCCCTGCTCGGCACCTCGATCGGAACTGCAAAACAATGA
- a CDS encoding pyridoxal phosphate-dependent aminotransferase, producing MRYASITERLADLGSGKWSLHVRARQLKASGADIIELTIGEPDLPPDRALLDECQRAMNAGRYRYSNGRGEPAVVAALAEKYRRRRADVTAANVLCFPGTQTALFAVMLALVEAGDAVLVGDPLYATYEGVIRSTGAHPALVPLRPEFGFHMQAEDLEKAITPESRVLLLNTPHNPTGAVLTAAEIATIGEVARRHDLWIVCDEVYEELVFDAVFASPFDNPDLAERTVVVSSISKSHAAPGFRSGWAVGPVEFANRLLPVSETMLFGTQPFIADMTAYALTHDIDTAQRMRQSYKSRAAQIVTGLASAPGIEVFAPEAGMFIVIDVSGTGLDGDAFAWALLEEEGVAVMPGSSFGDQAQNYLRVSLTVPDRDIDEACRRIAALAERSSLRKERRA from the coding sequence ATGCGCTACGCGTCCATCACCGAACGTCTTGCCGATCTCGGCTCCGGAAAATGGTCGCTGCATGTTCGTGCCCGTCAATTGAAGGCAAGTGGCGCCGACATCATCGAACTGACGATTGGTGAGCCGGACCTTCCGCCGGATCGCGCCCTACTCGATGAATGCCAGCGCGCGATGAATGCCGGGCGCTACCGCTATTCCAACGGTCGCGGGGAGCCTGCGGTCGTGGCTGCTCTTGCGGAAAAATATCGGCGGCGCCGTGCCGACGTCACCGCAGCGAATGTCCTGTGCTTCCCCGGCACCCAGACGGCGCTCTTCGCCGTGATGCTGGCCCTGGTTGAAGCCGGCGACGCGGTGCTCGTCGGCGACCCGCTCTATGCGACCTATGAGGGCGTGATCCGCTCCACGGGTGCTCATCCGGCACTGGTGCCGCTGAGGCCGGAATTCGGCTTTCACATGCAGGCGGAAGATCTCGAAAAAGCGATCACGCCGGAGAGCCGGGTGCTGCTGCTCAACACGCCGCACAATCCGACCGGGGCCGTGCTGACGGCGGCCGAGATCGCCACGATCGGCGAGGTCGCGCGCCGTCACGACCTCTGGATCGTCTGCGACGAGGTCTACGAGGAACTTGTCTTCGACGCCGTCTTCGCCTCGCCCTTCGACAATCCGGATCTCGCCGAACGCACCGTCGTCGTCTCGTCGATTTCCAAGTCCCATGCGGCACCCGGCTTCCGCAGCGGCTGGGCGGTCGGCCCGGTCGAGTTTGCCAACCGGCTGCTGCCGGTTTCGGAAACGATGCTCTTCGGCACCCAGCCTTTCATCGCCGACATGACCGCCTATGCACTAACTCATGACATCGATACCGCGCAGCGGATGCGCCAGTCCTACAAGTCCCGTGCCGCACAGATCGTCACCGGTCTTGCCTCGGCTCCCGGCATAGAGGTGTTCGCGCCGGAAGCGGGCATGTTCATCGTGATCGACGTTTCGGGAACCGGCCTTGACGGTGACGCGTTTGCCTGGGCGCTGCTGGAAGAGGAGGGGGTTGCCGTCATGCCTGGATCATCCTTTGGCGACCAGGCGCAGAACTATCTGCGCGTCAGCCTGACCGTGCCTGATCGGGACATCGACGAGGCCTGCCGTCGCATCGCCGCGCTCGCCGAGCGGTCCAGCCTGCGTAAGGAGCGCCGAGCATGA